TATTTGATAGAAGTCGCATCGCGTGGATCATGACCAATCATTGGCTGTAATAGGAAGGCACAGTCCATGGCACTGCGACCCATACTACCGGCTTGATCAAGACTCGAGGCATAAGCAATCATACCGAAGCGAGAGACGCGACCATAAGTAGGTTTGATGCCCGTTAAGCCGCAAAATGAGGCAGGCTGACGAATAGAGCCACCGGTATCACTACCAGTCGCAACGGGTACAAATCCTGCTGCAACGGCTGCTGCACTACCACCTGATGAGCCACCAGGTACATGCGCTATGTTCCAAGGATTGTGCACCGCACCATAATATGAGCTTTCATTGTCTGAGCCCATCGCAAACTCATCCATATTGAGTTTACCAAGGCTAATCATTCCAGCTTTATCAATGTTAGTGACGATGGTCGCATCATAAGGAGAGATAAAATTATGCAGCATTTTAGAGCCACAGGTCGTCAATACGCCTTGAGTACAAAAAATATCTTTATGCGCCATGGGTACGCCAAGTAATGGGCGTTTGTCCCCTTGTACACGCATCTCGTCCGCCGCTTTTGCTTGCGCGCGCGCTGTCTCAGAGGTATGAGTGATAAAACTGTTGATCTTGCTATCAAGCGCGTTGATACGTTTGATGTAGTGGTCAGTCAGCTCAAGGCTGCTAAATTGTTTGTCTTGCAGACCAGTAATGAGCTGCTGGGTACTTAATAAATGAAGTTCAGACATAAGGTGTCGTCCGTCAAAATGTTAATAGCATAAAGTAAGATACGAAATCAGAGAGCGACAGCCGCCTATTCAATCACTTGCGGTACCAAATACAAGCCATCTTCGACAGCAGGGGCAACCGATTGATTGCGTTCACGATTGATATCGTGTTTAGCGACATCAGCACGCAAATCTTGGCAAGCTTCATGAATGTTTGATAAAGGTTTGATATCGGTGGTATCGACATTACCAAGCGTGTTCATCAGCTTAAGTATTTTAGAGATATCAGCAGCATAGCTATCGGCAGTATTTTCATCGACACCTAAACGGGCAAGGTTGGCAACTTCTAGGATTTCTTCACGGCTGACAGTGTTGTCAGACGTTAATGGTTGCTGTGACATAGTGTCTCCAGTTACGGACAGTTTTTGTTAGAGTAGAATATGACTAAAACAGATAAGCACTAAAATAAGTGACTTATGTAAAGATGTAAGTATACAGTGGCTTTATTATAAAGCATCTGACCGAAGTTTACAGAGTAGGACACTTGATTACAGCACAATCTTTACTCACAAGATTGTTTAAAAGGGCTTTATTCACGACTCTTCTATTAAAAAAGGCTCAACTTAATAAGCAATTATGCGAAGCTGACTGGATAGTAAAAAGTTGATGGTCAATAGCTCCCCATTTAATGACGAAATACGTTACAGTGGGTAGCTGCTGCTAATCAAGTTATCAAGCAAATTACTTAATAAGTATCATAAGACGGTAGCTGCTTGTGAGTGATTGAATTAAAGGCTGTTTCATCAAAGCGGCTGGTATGGTCTGCGATTTCAAACTTTGTAACAACTTTTAGCGCATAAGCGCAAAATCCTAGCGTACTGATGTAAATATCTGTGTTTTTTTTGAGCCAAATCGGTATAATTTAGCTCAGTTTTTTCATTTCATCATTATAGCTTCGGTTTGACTTGTTACGATGATAAACTCTCGCCACGGGTAATGTCTAAAGACGACCTGCTCAATACTGACGAGTAATCCCTCGGTCACTCTCATTTGCCTCATTTGTAATACGCTGGAAATATTAGTCATGAACCTGTTTGGATTTTTATCAAATAATATCGCAATCGACCTCGGTACTGCGAACACCCTTATTTTTATTCCTGGTAAAGGCGTGGTGCTCGATGAGCCTACGGTGGTCGCTTTAAGAAGCAATCGCACACAGAACCCTACCGTTGCTGCTGTTGGTATTGATGCCAAGCAGATGCTGGGTCGTACGCCTGCCAATATTACGGCTATCCGCCCTTTAAAAGACGGCGTGATTGCTGACTTTGAAGTGACGCAAAAAATGCTTAAGCATTTTATCGCCAAGGTAAAAGCTAAGCGTTTTATGGCACAGCCTAATGTGGTGGTTTGCGTGCCCTGCAAGTCTACCCTTGTCGAGCGAAAAGCGATTCGTGAAGCGGTATCGTCAGCTGGCGCCAGCAAAGTATTGTTACTAGAAGAGCCAATGGCAGCAGCGATTGGTGCTGGCATGCCGGTTCATGAAGCCAGCGGTTCGATGGTCGTTGATATCGGCGGTGGTACCACTGAGATTGCCGTTATCGCTTTGTCAGGTTGTGTCTATGCTGAGTCTATCCGTATCGGTGGCGATATGTTTGATGATGCCATTATTACCCATGTACGTCGTATTCATGGCTGCGTGATTGGTGAAACCACGGCTGAGCGTATCAAACAAGAAGTTGGCTCCGCGCTAAATGAAGACAGCCAGTTAGAAGTAGAAGTACGCGGACGTAGCATGGCAGAAGGCGTACCAAAAACCTTCACTGTCAACTCAGAAGAAGTGCAGAAAGCTTTGAGTGATCCGTTAAGTGGTATCGTCAGCGCGGTAAAAGCAGCACTTGAGCAGACGCCACCAGAGTTGTCATCAGATATCGCTGAACGCGGTATTGTCTTGACTGGGGGCGGCGCACTATTACGTGACCTAGATAAGCTCATCTCAAGAGAGACAGGCTTACCAGTTACAGTCGCTGAAGATCCATTAACTTGCGTGAGCCGTGGTGGTGGTATTGCGCTTGATTTTATCAATAACAAAAGCCTAAATATGATTTTTGTATAAATCACTGTTTATCAAGCATTGTCATACTAGCAATGTTAGATAAGGCTGAAGTTAACGATAACTAGGCATGAGAAAGGGTAGATGAATAACATTGAAGGTAGCCAAAAAGGTTGCCTTTAATATTATCAATAAAGGCAATCAATATCTGATAGATACTGAGCTTTTTTTGATATCAACTGCCTTTTATATAGTGCTATATAGTGCTATATGGTGCTGGCTAATGCTCACATTAAAACCTCTACATTAGACGAACTATGACTCCAAGTATTTTTGCTCGCCAGCCACTCGCGCTTCGTATGACTGCTGTTTTATTAATAGTGGCATTGATATTGATGTGGTTTGATAGCAAAAATCCAGAATGGTTCAAGCCTATGCGCTCAACGAGCCACGCCGCAATGCAGCCTATTTACGAGCTGTCATTATTACCCAGTTATGCACAACACTGGTCAAGCGGCAGCCTACAATCAAAAGAAACGCTGCGCCGCGAAAACATGCAGCTCAGATCTCAACTTATTCACGCGCAAGCTAAATTGCAGCAGCAAGATTATATCTTGGCGCAAAACGCTCGCCTGCAAGGTATTCTATCGACCACACGCCCTGAACAATTTGATTTAAATTTGGCACAGGTAATTGGTACTGACACCAATCTACTGCGTCAAATTGTGGTGTTGAATAAAGGGGAGCAAGATGGGGTACAAGTTGGGCAAACGGTCATTGATGAAAACGGCATTTTAGGGCAGATTATCAATGTCTATCCTAATACCAGCCGTTTATTGCTTATTACTGATGAACAGCAGTCCGTTGCCGTTACTGTCAAGCGGACAGGGCAGCGCGCTATTGTCACCGGTCAGGGTATACCTACTTCATTGAGCCTTGAATATGTCTTTAAAACCTCAGATGTACGCGTCGGGGATGAGCTGGTCTCGTCTGGATTAGGTGGGCGTATCCCTGCAGGCTACCGTGTTGGTCGTATCGCCCATATTGAAGACACGCAAGCGGATAATTTTAGAAGCATTGATGTCACACCTGCCGCAAACTTTGTCGATAATGCTTATGTGCTGATACTACAAGACAAGCTGGCTAATAAAAACAATATTGGCATTAATGAGTCTTGATGGTCATTGTTAGAGATAATCATTGCCCGATAATCAGCCGCTATTCTATTTAAGTGCGCTGTTTTACTCCTCGTTTTTTATTCCCTGCAATGCTGAATTCATTATTAAGTAGCTGCTAAACATCCGCTAAAGGTACGTATTCATGGCATATCCTGATTCTGATCATGCAAATGGGCTGCTGCATGCCGTGATTGTACTGAGTTTTATTATTGCCTCATCGCTCAGTGTTTATCCATTAAGTCCTAGTATGGCCACATTGCGTCCTATGATCATGATCATGGTATTGATTTTTTGGTTGTTGTTTCAGCCGCGTTATGTGGGCATTTTTAGTGCCTTTGCTATTGGCCTTATTGCTGATTTGCTGATGGATACTCATTTAGGGCAACAGGCTTTTTCTGCTGTGGCAGTGGCGCTTATGATAAAGGTTACCAGTATCTATATCAGACAGCTAAATACGATTAGTGCATGGATAATAGCGAGTTTAGGATTGTTTATATTTCAAGCGAGTCTGTGGATGCTACAGATGTTTGTACAAGATGTCTTTGTTGCCCAATCTACTTTCTCTTTATTGATGAGTATTATTAGCTGGCCATTGGTACTATTGACGTTACGAAAATTTGTGCGTTAATCAGGTTGATTATTACATCGATTATCAATACAAGTATTTTTATCACAAATAATTTTTACAAGCATCTACGATAAACGACCCTCGTTTATTTATGACTAAACCTATCAATACTGAATTTTTTCATAATAAGAGAGTAGTGATGGATATTATCTTAGCATCCGGCTCGCCGCGTCGTCGCGAGTTACTAAGTAGAGTGCAACTAGAATTTACGGTCATCAGCGTTGATATCGATGAAACGCCTTATCAAGATGAGTCGCCCGAAGATTATATTGTCCGTATGGTCGCCGCCAAAGCAGAGGCAGCAACTGTGCAGCTAAATAGACAGTTAAAGAATAATGACGCTCACATATATCAATCACTCTTATCGAAGCCCATTATTTTATTGACCTCTGATACCATTGGGGTATTACCAGATGGCAAAACAGTCTTGGTCAAACCAAATAATCGCGAAGATGCTTATCGTATGTGGCAGCAAATGTCCGATAGTACTCATGAAGTATGGACGGCGGTACAGGCAACGCAACTCTCATTACAGCCTAAACGTTCTGATGAGTTCAATAATGAGCAAGTATGGCAAATCATCAATCAGCAACAAATCATTGAACGCACAGAGGTCACCTTTGTAGCGCTTACTCTAGAGATGATGAGTGATTATTGGGACAGCGGCGAGCCTGCAGATAAGGCGGGTGGCTATGGTATTCAAGGGTTGGGTGCGGCTTGGGTTAGCCGTATCAATGGCAGCTATACCAATGTGGTGGGCTTACCGCTTGCCCAAACGCTGGCATTGATTAAAGAGATGAATGACACTGATACGCTTTAAAATTTTGATGCCTAAATAGATAATACCTAATAAAACTTACATGCTCAAAACGTTTAGAGCAGGGGTATGGATCCAGCAGTGCTTTAAGATGAAGCTTGATATTAAACCATCTGCACATAATGACACGCTTGTGTCGTGGGCAAAAGCAAGTGGCATTTGTTACACTGTCAGGCTACCAAACTATGAATGCTTCACCAGAAAGCTAAGTGATAAGAGAAAATACTATGTCCGAAGAGCTGCTGATTAATATTAGTCCCATGGAGTCCCGTGTTGCCGTACTAGATAACGGTATCTTGGGCGAGATTTATATTGAGCGTCATCATAAACTGGGTTTGGTTGGTAACATTTACTTGGGTACAGTGGTACGCGTTCTGCCGGGTATGCAGGCAGCCTTTGTCGATATTGGTCAGTCACGTACTGCATTCTTACACGTTAATGATATGCAGCGTGAACCTCGTCCAGCTGCCAAAAGCAGTAAAGTCGAAAAGACTGATGATGAGCGCACTATTATAGAGGTAACCGCTGATGATTTAGCCATTACGCCGCCTGTAATAAGTACGCAGAACACAGAAGTTGTACCAGTTTCGAAAACTCTCATCCAGCATCGTCTGCATGAAAGCCAACGTATCTTAGTTCAAGTCACCAAAGATCAGCTGGGCAGTAAAGGCGCGCGCTTAACCACCAATATATCGCTACCATCTCGCTATCTGGTCTACTTGCCATCGAGTGAGCATATCGGTATCTCACAACGTATTGATGGCGAAGAAGAGCGTACACGCTTAAAGACTGAGCTTACTAGCCTGATGCAAACCGTCAATCTCAAGGGCGGTCTTATTGCACGTACGGCGGCAGAGCGTGTCCCCGTTGATAAACTTGAAGAAGACATCTACTATCTCTTGCAGCTATGGCGAACGATATGTGCCCGTCGCCAAGAAATGAAGCCTAATCAAAGCTCAGAGCTTATTTATCAAGAATTATCGCTACCACTGCGCTCTATCCGTGATTTGGTACACGCTGGTACCGAAAAAGTCGTGATTGATAATGCACAGATATATGAGCAGGTTAGATACTTTGCCAAAGAATTTGTGCCTTTTGTCTATGATCGCATAGTACATTATACCGCTGAGCAGTCGCTGTTTGATGTGCACCGCGTCGAAGATGATTTACGTGATGCGCTCAAACGTCGCGTTGATTTAAAGTCGGGCGGCTATCTGATTATTGACCAAACCGAAGCGATGACCACCATTGATGTCAATACTGGCTCATTCGTTGGTGGGCGTTCATTAGAAGATACCGTCTACAAAACAAATCTAGAGGCAACACACGCGATAGCCCGTCAACTGCGCTTACGTAATCTAGGCGGTATTATTATCCTAGACTTCATCGATATGCTTGAGCAGCAGCACAAGGATGATATCTTAGAGAGCTTGCAGTCACAGCTAGTACAAGACTATGCCAAAACCAAAATCACTCAAGTCAGTGAGCTTGGTTTGGTTGAGATGACCCGTAAGCGTACTCGTGAATCGCTTGGGCAGCAACTATGTGAGCCTTGCTCAACCTGTCAAGGGCGCGGCTTTGTCAAAACCGCTGAGACGGTCTGTTTTGAAATATTTCGTGAAATCATGCGCTGTGCTCGTACCTATAATTCTCCTAAGAAGTTTACGGTGGTTGCCCATGCCGCAGTCATTGATTTATTACTCACCTCAGAGTCGGATACGGTAGCAGATTTAGAGTATTTGCTTGGTAGAGTGATTACCTTTGATGTTGAGAATTTATATACCCAAGAACAATACGATATAGTATTAGATTGAACATTAAGGCGGGATCTGAATAGTAAGTATTACCGTCAAATGTTGAAAACTGAGGGCATTTAATGGGACGGTTTAGCTTTGATGATTAGTAAGCAATTGGTTAAAAGTTAGAGGATTTGGTTTAGAAACCAATATTTATATCAAACAGTTGTGTATATCATTGTAAATAAGCCCCTTGCAATCATCTGATTATTATGTATAATACAGACCACTGAATTATATATGCGCAGCCAATCAAACAGCTGGCGCTATGACAGCTAGAGCATCGTTTCTAGCACTATTTCATTATGCCTTTGCTGACATCCTACAATGGAAGGGTCGGCGGGGCTTTAAACTATTTTGCTTTTGGCACGCTATAAGTTCGGATAAAGAACTCATTCTGGTTTAGAACAGAAGGCCGCTTTAAGTGAATATTTAACCAAACGGCTTTTGCTCATATCCTTGCAAAGCAAGAATGACAAAAGCACATATTAGGAGCTTGCTGGCATGGCTAACCAGAGAATCCGTATCCGTCTTAAGTCTTTTGATCATCGTCTGATTGATCAATCTGCACAAGAGATTGTTGATACTGCAAAGCGCACCGGTGCGCAAGTTTGTGGTCCTGTACCGTTGCCGACTCGCATTGAGCGCTTCAACGTTCTAACTTCACCACACGTAAACAAAGACGCTCGTGATCAGTACGAAATTCGTACTCATAAGCGTATGGTTGACATTGTTCAACCTACCGATAAAACTGTGGATGCGCTAATGAAGCTTGACTTAGCGGCGGGTGTTGACGTTCAAATTGCTTTGGGTTAATGCACATAAACACCCAACCCATTAATATAAGATATAAAGAGGTCTAAAATGGCGATCGGTTTAGTCGGTAAAAAATGCGGCATGACCCGTGTCTTCACTGAAGCAGGCGCATCTATCCCTGTAACAGTGGTTGAGATCAGTGCTAACCGCATTACTCAAGTAAAAAATACTGATGTAGATGGCTATCAAGCCATCCAAGTTACCACAGGCACCCGTCGTGACAGCCGCGTAACAGCAGCTCAAAAAGGTCACTTCGCTAAAGCCGGCGTTGCCGCTGGTCGTGGTGTTTGGGAATTTCGTGCCAATGACAGCGATCTTGAAGGTCGTGAGATTGGTGGTGAGATCCTAGCTGACTTGTTCGAACAAGGTCAGATGGTTGATGTCACAGGAAACAGTAAAGGTAAAGGCTTTCAAGGCGGCGTGAAGCGTCACAACTTCAGCATGCAAGATGCCACTCATGGTAACTCAGTATCTCACCGTGCCATTGGTTCAACTGGTCAAAACCAGTCACCAGGTAAAGTCTTCAAAGGCAAAAAAATGCCAGGTCAGATGGGTAACAAACGCGTTACCGTTCAAGGCCTAGAAGTGATATCGGTTGATGTTGAAAATGGGTTACTTGTCATCAAGGGTGCTATCCCAGGTGCCACCGGTGGCGATGTCATCGTACGTCCGTCAGTCAAAGCCTAAGCAAGGGGATTAACGTGGATTTAAAAACAGTTACAGGGGCGGCAGTTGAGCTTTCTGATACGGCTTTCGGTCGTGAATTCAACGAAGCACTAGTGCATCAAGTCGTCACCGCATATCTTGCTGGTGCTCGTCAAGGTACACGCGCTCAAAAGACCCGTGCCGAAGTTTCTGGTGGTGGCATTAAGCCATGGCGCCAAAAAGGTACTGGTCGCGCTCGTGCAGGTTCTATTCGTAGCCCAATCTGGCGTGGGGGCGGTCGTGCATTCGCGGCTAAGCCACAAGATTGGTCACAGAAAGTTAACCGTAAGATGTATCGCGGTGCTATGCAGTGCATCCTAGCCGAATTGATTCGCCAAGAGCGTCTGATTTTGGTTGAAGAGATAAGCGTTTCTGGTCCTAAGACCAAAGAGCTGATCGCAAAGTTAGGTGAGTTAAATGCATCACGTGCATTAATCGTCACCAAAGAAGTTGACGAAAACTTATACTTAGCTGCTCGCAACATCCCACATGTCAATGTACTTGATACAAGTGAAGTGGATCCAGTGAGCTTGATCGCTTTTGATAAAGTGATCATGACAGTCGAAGCTGCGAAACAATTTGAGGAAGCACTAGCATGAATAACGCAAGACTTTATCAGATCCTAAGAGGACCTGTATTCTCAGAGAAATCTCAAATGCTTGGCGACTCACTTGGTGTGCAGGTATTTAAAATTGACTCTAAGGCTACTAAGCTTGAAGTTAAAAAAGCAGTTGAGATGATGTTTGAAGGTGTTGAAGTTTTAAAAGTAAACACATTGAACGTTAAAGGTAAGACAAAGCGTTTTGGTAAAAGTATCGGCCGTCGTAATGACTACAAAAAAGCCTATGTTACCTTAAAAGCTGGTCAAGATGTACAAATGGCTGATGCTGGTGAAGAGGTCGCAAATACGACTGCTTCTACTAGTGAAACAGCGAATAACGAATAAGGATTACACTCATGCCTATCGTAAGAGCAAAGCCAACATCACCAGGCCGTCGTTTTGTTGAAAAAGTAGTGCATCCACACCTTTATAAAGGTCGTCCGTTTGCAGCGCTTCTAGAATCAAAAAGCAAGACCGGTGGTCGTAACAATAATGGCCGTATCACTACTCGTCACATCGGCGGTGGTCATAAGCAACATTATCGTATTATCGATTTTAAACGTACTAAAGACAATATCCCAGCTACAGTAGAGCGTATTGAATACGATCCTAACCGTACTGCGCATATTGCTTTACTTAAGTACGCTGACGGCGAACGTCGTTATATTATCGCTGCTAAAAAGCAAGCAGTTGGCGATACTGTAATGTCAGGTGAATTATCACCAATTCGTCCAGGTAACTGTTTACCGCTAAAAAACATACCACTAGGTACTGTGATCCATAATATCGAACTTAAAAT
The window above is part of the Psychrobacter cryohalolentis K5 genome. Proteins encoded here:
- the gatC gene encoding Asp-tRNA(Asn)/Glu-tRNA(Gln) amidotransferase subunit GatC gives rise to the protein MSQQPLTSDNTVSREEILEVANLARLGVDENTADSYAADISKILKLMNTLGNVDTTDIKPLSNIHEACQDLRADVAKHDINRERNQSVAPAVEDGLYLVPQVIE
- a CDS encoding rod shape-determining protein, which codes for MNLFGFLSNNIAIDLGTANTLIFIPGKGVVLDEPTVVALRSNRTQNPTVAAVGIDAKQMLGRTPANITAIRPLKDGVIADFEVTQKMLKHFIAKVKAKRFMAQPNVVVCVPCKSTLVERKAIREAVSSAGASKVLLLEEPMAAAIGAGMPVHEASGSMVVDIGGGTTEIAVIALSGCVYAESIRIGGDMFDDAIITHVRRIHGCVIGETTAERIKQEVGSALNEDSQLEVEVRGRSMAEGVPKTFTVNSEEVQKALSDPLSGIVSAVKAALEQTPPELSSDIAERGIVLTGGGALLRDLDKLISRETGLPVTVAEDPLTCVSRGGGIALDFINNKSLNMIFV
- the mreC gene encoding rod shape-determining protein MreC, which gives rise to MTPSIFARQPLALRMTAVLLIVALILMWFDSKNPEWFKPMRSTSHAAMQPIYELSLLPSYAQHWSSGSLQSKETLRRENMQLRSQLIHAQAKLQQQDYILAQNARLQGILSTTRPEQFDLNLAQVIGTDTNLLRQIVVLNKGEQDGVQVGQTVIDENGILGQIINVYPNTSRLLLITDEQQSVAVTVKRTGQRAIVTGQGIPTSLSLEYVFKTSDVRVGDELVSSGLGGRIPAGYRVGRIAHIEDTQADNFRSIDVTPAANFVDNAYVLILQDKLANKNNIGINES
- the mreD gene encoding rod shape-determining protein MreD; translation: MAYPDSDHANGLLHAVIVLSFIIASSLSVYPLSPSMATLRPMIMIMVLIFWLLFQPRYVGIFSAFAIGLIADLLMDTHLGQQAFSAVAVALMIKVTSIYIRQLNTISAWIIASLGLFIFQASLWMLQMFVQDVFVAQSTFSLLMSIISWPLVLLTLRKFVR
- a CDS encoding Maf family protein: MDIILASGSPRRRELLSRVQLEFTVISVDIDETPYQDESPEDYIVRMVAAKAEAATVQLNRQLKNNDAHIYQSLLSKPIILLTSDTIGVLPDGKTVLVKPNNREDAYRMWQQMSDSTHEVWTAVQATQLSLQPKRSDEFNNEQVWQIINQQQIIERTEVTFVALTLEMMSDYWDSGEPADKAGGYGIQGLGAAWVSRINGSYTNVVGLPLAQTLALIKEMNDTDTL
- a CDS encoding Rne/Rng family ribonuclease, with protein sequence MSEELLINISPMESRVAVLDNGILGEIYIERHHKLGLVGNIYLGTVVRVLPGMQAAFVDIGQSRTAFLHVNDMQREPRPAAKSSKVEKTDDERTIIEVTADDLAITPPVISTQNTEVVPVSKTLIQHRLHESQRILVQVTKDQLGSKGARLTTNISLPSRYLVYLPSSEHIGISQRIDGEEERTRLKTELTSLMQTVNLKGGLIARTAAERVPVDKLEEDIYYLLQLWRTICARRQEMKPNQSSELIYQELSLPLRSIRDLVHAGTEKVVIDNAQIYEQVRYFAKEFVPFVYDRIVHYTAEQSLFDVHRVEDDLRDALKRRVDLKSGGYLIIDQTEAMTTIDVNTGSFVGGRSLEDTVYKTNLEATHAIARQLRLRNLGGIIILDFIDMLEQQHKDDILESLQSQLVQDYAKTKITQVSELGLVEMTRKRTRESLGQQLCEPCSTCQGRGFVKTAETVCFEIFREIMRCARTYNSPKKFTVVAHAAVIDLLLTSESDTVADLEYLLGRVITFDVENLYTQEQYDIVLD
- the rpsJ gene encoding 30S ribosomal protein S10 — its product is MANQRIRIRLKSFDHRLIDQSAQEIVDTAKRTGAQVCGPVPLPTRIERFNVLTSPHVNKDARDQYEIRTHKRMVDIVQPTDKTVDALMKLDLAAGVDVQIALG
- the rplC gene encoding 50S ribosomal protein L3, which encodes MAIGLVGKKCGMTRVFTEAGASIPVTVVEISANRITQVKNTDVDGYQAIQVTTGTRRDSRVTAAQKGHFAKAGVAAGRGVWEFRANDSDLEGREIGGEILADLFEQGQMVDVTGNSKGKGFQGGVKRHNFSMQDATHGNSVSHRAIGSTGQNQSPGKVFKGKKMPGQMGNKRVTVQGLEVISVDVENGLLVIKGAIPGATGGDVIVRPSVKA
- the rplD gene encoding 50S ribosomal protein L4, with product MDLKTVTGAAVELSDTAFGREFNEALVHQVVTAYLAGARQGTRAQKTRAEVSGGGIKPWRQKGTGRARAGSIRSPIWRGGGRAFAAKPQDWSQKVNRKMYRGAMQCILAELIRQERLILVEEISVSGPKTKELIAKLGELNASRALIVTKEVDENLYLAARNIPHVNVLDTSEVDPVSLIAFDKVIMTVEAAKQFEEALA
- the rplW gene encoding 50S ribosomal protein L23, which codes for MNNARLYQILRGPVFSEKSQMLGDSLGVQVFKIDSKATKLEVKKAVEMMFEGVEVLKVNTLNVKGKTKRFGKSIGRRNDYKKAYVTLKAGQDVQMADAGEEVANTTASTSETANNE
- the rplB gene encoding 50S ribosomal protein L2, with protein sequence MPIVRAKPTSPGRRFVEKVVHPHLYKGRPFAALLESKSKTGGRNNNGRITTRHIGGGHKQHYRIIDFKRTKDNIPATVERIEYDPNRTAHIALLKYADGERRYIIAAKKQAVGDTVMSGELSPIRPGNCLPLKNIPLGTVIHNIELKIGKGAQMARAAGASVQLLGRDGIYAILRLRSGETRRVHVNCRAVIGEVSNTENNLKSLGKAGASRWRGIRPSVRGVAMNPVDHPHGGGEGRNKGRHPTSPWGQKSKGLKTRHNKRTDNMIIRRRAKKK